Genomic DNA from Planctomycetota bacterium:
ACTTCAAGTCGCGTGGCGTGACGTTCGTCGAAGACGTTGCCGAAGTGCCCGAGGGCGAAACGGTCGTCTTCAGCGCTCACGGCATTCCGCCCGCCGTCCGCGAGACCGCCAAGGCTCGAAGCCTCACGATTCACGACGCGACCTGCCCGTTGGTGACCAAGGTTCACAACGAGGTGATCCGTTACGCCCGCGAGGGTTACGAAATCGTCTTCATCGGCCACCGCAACCACCAGGAAGCCATCGGCACCGCCGGCGAAGCGCCGGACCACATCACGATCATCGAGGAAGCCGAGGAAGTCGACTCGCTACCGTTCACGACCGAGACCAAGCTGGCTTACGTCACGCAGACCACGCTGAGTGTCACCGACGCCAACCGCGTCATCGACGCACTCAAGGCAAGATTCCCGCAGGTGCGCGAGCCGGCGAAGGAAGACATCTGCTACGCGACGACCAACCGGCAGGAAGCGGTGTCGCTCTTTTCCCCTGAGGTCGATCTTGTGCTCGTCGTCGGCAGCAAGAACTCGTCCAACAGCAACCGGCTCGTTGATCGCGCCGTCGAGGTCGGCACACCCGGCCACCTGATCGACGATGCATCGGAACTCCAGTCCGAGTGGTTCGCCGGCGTTGACACCGTCCTCGTCACCGCCGGGGCGAGCGCCCCCGAGCACCTCGTGGAGGACCTGCTTGGCAAGCTCATCGCCGACCACGGGGCGACGGTGGAGACACGCACCCTCGCCGATGAGAACGTCCACTTCGCTTTGCCCAAGTCGGCACGGTCATTGGCGGTGGTTTCCTAACGCCGCACCGTCAAACGGCGTCCGATATTCCACGGGGTGATTTTTCGGACCCATCCGCCGATACTGCACCACATGAAGGGCGTTATCCTCGCTGGCGGCACCGGTAGCCGACTGTTTCCGCTGACCACGGTCACGAACAAGCACCTGCTACCGGTCTACAAAAAGCCGATGATCTACTACCCCCTCGAGTGCATGGCCAAGGCCGGCATCGAGGAGGTCATGCTCGTCTGCGGCGGCAACAACGCCGGCGACTACATCCGCCTGCTCGGCAACGGCCACGAGTTCGGCCTTAAGCACCTGACCTACACCTATCAGCCTGACGCGACCGGCATCGCCGCCGCGCTGGGGCTTTGCGAGCGGTACGTCGACGGCGAGCCGATCATGCTCATCCTCGGCGATAACGTGCTGGAGTACTCCATCAAGAAGCAGGCCGACAACTTCCGACAACAGCTCGCCGACTCCGGTGGCAAAGGCGCGAAGATCCTGCTCGCCGAGGTCGAGAACCCCAAGGCCTACGGCGTCGCGGAGATGGACGGCGACAAGGTCGTCGGCATCGTCGAAAAACCGGAAAACCCCAAGAGCAACAAGGCCGTCATCGGCGTGTACTTCTACGACGGCCACGTCTTCGACATCGTCAAAACCCTCAAGCCCAGCGGCCGCGGCGAGCTCGAAATTACCGACGTCAACAACGCCTACATCGACGCAGGCACCATGACCGCCGACAACGTCCACGGCTGGTGGGGCGACTGCGGCGAGAACCTCGACTTCTACCACGAGGCCGGCAAGAAGATCGCCGAAATCGGGGCCAACAAGAATCCCTAATTTCCTTCCGAATGTTGATCGGCTGCGGTATGTTCCAGTTCGAACATGCTTACTCGGTTACGGGCACATACCGACCGTCGCAAGCTGTATTCGGACACGTTGTCGTTCGTGAAGGAGATGTACGGCCGGTTTCTCGCGAAGAAGCTGCCGCTCCCGCTGCCCTTCCGCAATCGTGTCGTCCGGCTCAATCTCAACAGCGAAGCCCAACCCGTCTTCGCCCGAATCGGGACGACCGACACGTTCATTGTTGGTGAGATCTTTCACGACAACGAATACGGCTGGATCCACGAGCATCTAATCGGGACCGTCCGCGATGTCCTTGACCTCGGCGGAAATGTCGGGCTATCGGTGCGATACTGGAATGCGTCGTTTCCGGAGCTGCGCAAGGTTGTCGTTGTGGAGCCCGATCCGGAAAACATGGCAATGCTGCGGCGGAACATCGAGCCGCTGTCGATCGACATCGAGCGTGTCGAGGCGTTGGTCGTGTCGCACGATCGGCCGTTCTGGCTGGACCGCAGCGTCAACGCCGCCAAGTTTACCATGGTCGAGACCCCGCCCGAGCCGGGCCAGCAGCCGCTGCCGACCGTCAGCATTTCGTCGCTGATCGCCAAGTTCCCCGATGGCATTGATCTGCTCAAGATCGACATTGAGGGCGGCGAACGCGAGCTGTTCGAGATCGCCGACCAGTGGGTGCCGCGCATGCGCAATCTTGTGATTGAACTTCACGGCGATCTCGGTCAGACGCAGCTTCGTGCGGCCCTCGATGGGATTGGCCTGCGGTTTAAGGTGGTTCCCTCTCCGAACAGTCGCGCGGTCTTCGGAGCGTTCCGAGAAGACGGCTGAATCGGGTGATGCCGGTCGGGTTTCGGCCCGATACTGTTGGCGTATGTCCACCCTCCTCGTCACCGGTGCAGCCGGCTTCATCGGCTCCAACTTCGTCCGCATGCTCCTGAATCGCGGCGAAGACGTGCGGCTCGTCGCGTTCGACAAGCTCACCTACGCCGGCAACCTCGCGAACCTTCAGGACCTGCTCGCAGCCCACCCGGACAAACTCACCTTCGTCAAGGGCGACATCTGCAACGCCGACGACGTCGCCACCGCGAT
This window encodes:
- the ispH gene encoding 4-hydroxy-3-methylbut-2-enyl diphosphate reductase encodes the protein MKVILANPRGFCAGVRMAIEVVDQVLKAQGAPVYVYHEIVHNKHVVDDFKSRGVTFVEDVAEVPEGETVVFSAHGIPPAVRETAKARSLTIHDATCPLVTKVHNEVIRYAREGYEIVFIGHRNHQEAIGTAGEAPDHITIIEEAEEVDSLPFTTETKLAYVTQTTLSVTDANRVIDALKARFPQVREPAKEDICYATTNRQEAVSLFSPEVDLVLVVGSKNSSNSNRLVDRAVEVGTPGHLIDDASELQSEWFAGVDTVLVTAGASAPEHLVEDLLGKLIADHGATVETRTLADENVHFALPKSARSLAVVS
- a CDS encoding sugar phosphate nucleotidyltransferase; translated protein: MKGVILAGGTGSRLFPLTTVTNKHLLPVYKKPMIYYPLECMAKAGIEEVMLVCGGNNAGDYIRLLGNGHEFGLKHLTYTYQPDATGIAAALGLCERYVDGEPIMLILGDNVLEYSIKKQADNFRQQLADSGGKGAKILLAEVENPKAYGVAEMDGDKVVGIVEKPENPKSNKAVIGVYFYDGHVFDIVKTLKPSGRGELEITDVNNAYIDAGTMTADNVHGWWGDCGENLDFYHEAGKKIAEIGANKNP
- a CDS encoding FkbM family methyltransferase, whose product is MLTRLRAHTDRRKLYSDTLSFVKEMYGRFLAKKLPLPLPFRNRVVRLNLNSEAQPVFARIGTTDTFIVGEIFHDNEYGWIHEHLIGTVRDVLDLGGNVGLSVRYWNASFPELRKVVVVEPDPENMAMLRRNIEPLSIDIERVEALVVSHDRPFWLDRSVNAAKFTMVETPPEPGQQPLPTVSISSLIAKFPDGIDLLKIDIEGGERELFEIADQWVPRMRNLVIELHGDLGQTQLRAALDGIGLRFKVVPSPNSRAVFGAFREDG